A single genomic interval of Shewanella halotolerans harbors:
- a CDS encoding retention module-containing protein, which yields MGASITTQDAVVVNLVGELKVKDEQGNIREVKIGDLIHAGEQLIFSPNAKFNLEYEDGSSTTQANLMQDTLNQDTTVSQDTSQGQQSDAAPQTDTPVALDPEIAALQAQILAGEDPTQGLPETAAGAGTPANQGDAYFVSVGRTGDETLADAGWDTAGFPLTPDTTVEEVIIPELQPSAPTVSSATFSLFEANLAQGSSPSALLTNFANSIQTEADAGISSLTINGINIISGGQFAGPIVINTPNGVLTITGFDSTSGQFTYDYAFNSSADHSAGDQLQLLFNIELVDNQGDIATGTITVNIVDDQPEGFADSNVVSEDTATVATGNLLVNDIQGADSAEVTAVTNSQGSSISLGETNSIQGQFGVLTLFADGSYSYQLNNGSSAVQSLALGQQITETFNYLLTDSDGDSVLVPLTITITGTNDLPVLTIDGLGGVIEDASNPNLTDSGALSFTDVDVNNTHNVTEVYNDDISWSGGDLTSVLSAAQIQSLIDGFSVDSDSWDYSILNSDVQFLALGETITLSFEVTVTDNDGGSDTKTVSLTITGTNDLPVLTVDATGGVVEDASNPNLTDSGALSFTDVDVNNTHNVTEVYNDDISWSGGDLTSVLSAAQIQSLIDGFSVDSDSWDYSILNSDVQFLALGETITLSFEVTVTDNDGGSDTKTVSLTITGTNDLPVLTVDATGGVVEDASNPNLTDSGALSFTDVDVNNTHNVTEVYNDDISWSGGDLTSVLSAAQIQSLIDGFSVDSDSWDYSILNSDVQFLALGETITLSFEVTVTDNDGGSDTKTVSLTITGTNDLPVLTVDATGGVTEDASNPNLTDSGALSFTDVDVNNTHNVTEVYNDDISWSGGDLTSVLSAAQIQSLIDGFSVDSDSWDYSILNSDVQFLALGETITLSFEVTVTDNDGGSDTKTVSLTITGTNDLPVLTVDATGGVVEDASNPNLTDSGALSFTDVDVNNTHNVTEVYNDDISWSGGDLTSVLSAAQIQSLIDGFSVDSDSWDYSILNSDVQFLALGETITLSFEVTVTDNDGGSDTKTVSLTITGTNDLPVLTVDATGGVTEDASNPNLTDSGALSFTDVDVNNTHNVTEVYNDDISWSGGDLTSVLSAAQIQSLIDGFSVDSDSWDYSILNSDVQFLALGETITLSFEVTVTDNDGGSDTKTVSLTITGTNDLPVLTVDATGGVTEDASNPNLTDSGALSFTDVDVNNTHNVTEVYNDDISWSGGDLTSVLSAAQIQSLIDGFSVDSDSWDYSILNSDVQFLALGETITLSFEVTVTDNDGGSDTKTVSLTITGTNDLPVLTVDATGGVVEDASNPNLTDSGALSFTDVDVNNTHNVTEVYNDDISWSGGDLTSVLSAAQIQSLIDGFSVDSDSWDYSILNSDVQFLALGETITLSFEVTVTDNDGGSDTKTVSLTITGTNDLPVLTVDATGGVTEDASNPNLTDSGALSFTDVDVNNTHNVTEVYNDDISWSGGDLTSVLSAAQIQSLIDGFSVDSDSWDYSILNSDVQFLALGETITLSFEVTVTDNDGGSDTKTVSLTITGTNDLPVLTVDATGGVVEDASNPNLTDSGALSFTDVDVNNTHNVTEVYNDDISWSGGDLTSVLSAAQIQSLIDGFSVDSDSWDYSILNSDVQFLALGETITLSFEVTVTDNDGGSDTKTVSLTITGTNDLPVLTVDATGGVTEDASNPNLTDSGALSFTDVDVNNTHNVTEVYNDDISWSGGDLTSVLSAAQIQSLIDGFSVDSDSWDYSILNSDVQFLALGETITLSFEVTVTDNDGGSDTKTVSLTITGTNDLPVLTVDATGGVVEDASNPNLTDSGALSFTDVDVNNTHNVTEVYNDDISWSGGDLTSVLSAAQIQSLIDGFSVDSDSWDYSILNSDVQFLALGETITLSFEVTVTDNDGGSDTKTVSLTITGTNDLPVLTVDATGGVTEDASNPNLTDSGALSFTDVDVNNTHNVTEVYNDDISWSGGDLTSVLSAAQIQSLIDGFSVDSDSWDYSILNSDVQFLALGETITLSFEVTVTDNDGGSDTKTVSLTITGTNDLPVLTVDATGGVVEDASNPNLTDSGALSFTDVDVNNTHNVTEVYNDDISWSGGDLTSVLSAAQIQSLIDGFSVDSDSWDYSILNSDVQFLALGETITLSFEVTVTDNDGGSDTKTVSLTITGTNDLPVLTVDATGGVTEDASNPNLTDSGALSFTDVDVNNTHNVTEVYNDDISWSGGDLTSVLSAAQIQSLIDGFSVDSDSWDYSILNSDVQFLALGETITLSFEVTVTDNDGGSDTKTVSLTITGTNDLPVLTVDATGGVVEDASNPNLTDSGALSFTDVDVNNTHNVTEVYNDDISWSGGDLTSVLSAAQIQSLIDGFSVDSDSWDYSILNSDVQFLALGETITLSFEVTVTDNDGGSDTKTVSLTITGTNDLPVLTVDATGGVTEDASNPNLTDSGALSFTDVDVNNTHNVTEVYNDDISWSGGDLTSVLSAAQIQSLIDGFSVDSDSWDYSILNSDVQFLALGETITLSFEVTVTDNDGGSDTKTVSLTITGTNDLPVLTVDATGGVVEDASNPNLTDSGALSFTDVDVNNTHNVTEVYNDDISWSGGDLTSVLSAAQIQSLIDGFSVDSDSWDYSILNSDVQFLALGETITLSFEVTVTDNDGGSDTKTVSLTITGTNDLPVLTVDATGGVVEDASNPNLTDSGALSFTDVDVNNTHNVTEVYNDDISWSGGDLTSVLSAAQIQSLIDGFSVDSDSWDYSILNSDVQFLALGETITLSFEVTVTDNDGGSDTKTVSLTITGTNDLPVLTVDATGGVTEDASNPNLTDSGALSFTDVDVNNTHNVTEVYNDDISWSGGDLTSVLSAAQIQSLIDGFSVDSDSWDYSILNSLIQFLAEDETITLSFDVTVTDNDGGTDTQTVTITINGNNDPIEGEFAKEIWVPASLAEIAIPYLDGYPLGIDVPTDQDYNDVITITGLSLSFVDPDETANIGEIWYVDDDSGVLTLYDFDNPVVLSASELGTLVYVPGDNTGIEDQLDINLTFTINSGSDSVDGNFVIHTVPANSLGGNTVLIGDGSSPLTSGNDQDAYLTVSSAFASAINLDPSSGALDLFTDFQKSPFDIPIPNSEIGGPTGIEREQEVSVRLTINGITFIVIAAANGVTDWFYDANSGLMSAHISYTDILMESDNSITLADYLGANPVDPGDIWTITYLDNDGGSYQARFVQATFTHELLPDTAITVTGTDNVDNLIFGTTEGDSLTGANLDDEIYGREGNDSIFGLEGDDQLIGGSGDDLIEGGSGNDIILGGLGDDTIDGGIGADVLIGGAGSDSIDAGIDSDIDTFVWDVGSDDSSIDTVLNFDISMDKLDLSAILVDEESGVYALDQYLAFNFSGGNTEISVDANHDGVVDLTIVLNNVDLTNNNTLSDAQIINNLLGNENLVIDTIP from the coding sequence ATGGGTGCTTCAATCACAACACAGGATGCAGTAGTTGTTAACCTTGTTGGCGAACTCAAGGTTAAAGATGAACAAGGAAATATCAGAGAGGTAAAAATAGGCGACCTGATCCATGCCGGGGAGCAACTTATATTTTCACCCAATGCTAAGTTTAATCTTGAATATGAAGATGGCTCATCAACGACCCAAGCCAACTTGATGCAAGACACGCTTAATCAAGACACAACGGTGAGTCAGGACACAAGTCAGGGACAACAGAGCGACGCCGCGCCGCAAACCGACACGCCGGTAGCCTTGGATCCCGAAATAGCTGCGCTACAGGCTCAGATACTGGCCGGTGAAGATCCGACCCAAGGACTGCCTGAAACCGCCGCCGGTGCCGGCACGCCAGCTAACCAAGGGGATGCTTACTTCGTCTCCGTCGGCAGGACCGGTGATGAAACCCTCGCCGATGCCGGCTGGGACACAGCAGGTTTCCCACTGACGCCAGATACCACGGTTGAAGAGGTGATCATTCCCGAGCTTCAACCCAGCGCGCCCACAGTCTCTTCAGCAACCTTCTCGCTATTTGAGGCCAATCTGGCACAGGGTAGTTCACCTTCGGCACTGCTCACCAATTTTGCCAACAGTATTCAAACCGAAGCAGATGCAGGTATTAGCAGCCTGACCATCAATGGCATTAACATTATTAGTGGCGGCCAATTTGCTGGTCCTATAGTGATCAACACGCCAAATGGCGTCCTCACCATCACCGGCTTTGACAGCACGTCGGGACAATTTACCTACGACTACGCCTTCAATAGCTCAGCCGATCACAGCGCAGGCGACCAGCTGCAACTCCTATTCAATATAGAGCTAGTCGATAATCAAGGCGATATCGCCACAGGTACCATTACGGTCAATATTGTCGACGATCAGCCAGAAGGTTTCGCCGACAGCAACGTCGTCTCCGAAGATACGGCTACCGTGGCAACAGGCAACTTACTGGTCAACGATATACAAGGTGCAGACTCAGCAGAGGTCACCGCTGTCACTAACAGCCAAGGCTCCTCAATTAGCCTTGGTGAAACCAATAGCATCCAAGGTCAGTTCGGGGTACTCACCCTGTTTGCCGATGGTAGCTATAGCTATCAACTCAACAATGGATCCAGCGCAGTACAATCACTCGCACTTGGCCAGCAGATAACCGAAACCTTTAACTACCTGCTAACCGATAGCGACGGCGATTCGGTACTCGTCCCGCTAACCATAACCATTACAGGTACTAACGATCTTCCTGTGCTTACAATTGATGGCCTAGGCGGCGTGATCGAGGATGCCAGCAACCCTAACCTCACCGACAGCGGCGCACTCAGCTTCACCGATGTGGATGTCAACAACACCCACAACGTCACCGAGGTCTACAACGATGACATCAGCTGGAGCGGCGGCGACCTGACCAGCGTGCTCAGCGCGGCGCAAATTCAGAGCCTGATTGACGGCTTCAGCGTCGACAGCGACAGCTGGGACTACAGCATTCTTAACAGTGACGTGCAGTTCCTCGCCCTGGGTGAGACCATCACCTTAAGCTTTGAGGTCACCGTCACCGATAACGATGGCGGGTCTGATACCAAGACCGTCAGCCTCACCATTACCGGTACCAATGACCTGCCGGTACTCACCGTGGACGCCACTGGCGGCGTAGTGGAAGATGCCAGCAACCCTAACCTGACCGACAGCGGCGCACTCAGCTTCACCGATGTGGATGTCAACAACACCCACAACGTCACCGAGGTCTACAACGATGACATCAGCTGGAGCGGCGGTGACCTGACCAGCGTGCTCAGCGCGGCGCAAATTCAGAGCCTGATTGACGGCTTCAGCGTCGACAGCGACAGCTGGGACTACAGCATTCTTAACAGTGACGTGCAGTTCCTCGCCCTGGGTGAGACCATCACCTTAAGCTTCGAGGTCACCGTCACCGACAACGACGGCGGGTCTGATACCAAGACCGTCAGCCTCACCATTACCGGCACCAATGACCTGCCGGTACTGACCGTGGACGCCACTGGCGGCGTGGTGGAAGATGCCAGCAACCCTAACCTCACCGACAGCGGCGCACTCAGCTTCACCGATGTGGATGTCAACAACACCCACAACGTCACCGAGGTCTACAACGATGACATCAGCTGGAGCGGTGGTGACCTCACCAGCGTGCTCAGCGCGGCGCAAATTCAGAGCCTGATTGACGGCTTCAGCGTCGACAGCGACAGCTGGGATTACAGCATTCTTAACAGTGACGTGCAGTTCCTCGCCCTGGGTGAGACCATCACCTTAAGCTTCGAGGTCACCGTCACCGACAACGACGGCGGGTCTGATACCAAGACCGTCAGCCTCACCATTACCGGCACCAATGACCTGCCGGTACTGACCGTGGACGCCACTGGCGGCGTCACCGAAGATGCCAGCAATCCTAACCTCACCGACAGCGGCGCACTCAGCTTCACCGATGTGGATGTCAACAACACCCACAACGTCACCGAGGTCTACAACGATGACATCAGCTGGAGCGGTGGCGATCTGACCAGCGTGCTCAGCGCGGCGCAAATTCAGAGCCTGATTGACGGCTTCAGCGTCGACAGCGACAGCTGGGATTACAGCATCCTCAACAGTGACGTGCAGTTCCTCGCCCTGGGTGAGACCATCACCTTAAGCTTCGAGGTCACGGTCACCGACAACGACGGCGGGTCTGATACCAAGACCGTCAGCCTCACCATTACCGGCACCAATGACCTGCCGGTACTGACCGTGGACGCCACTGGCGGCGTGGTGGAAGATGCCAGCAACCCTAACCTCACCGACAGCGGCGCACTCAGCTTCACCGATGTGGATGTCAACAACACCCACAACGTCACCGAGGTCTACAACGATGACATCAGCTGGAGCGGTGGTGACCTCACCAGCGTGCTCAGCGCGGCGCAAATTCAGAGCCTGATTGACGGCTTCAGCGTCGACAGCGACAGCTGGGATTACAGCATTCTTAACAGTGACGTGCAGTTCCTCGCCCTGGGTGAGACCATCACCTTAAGCTTCGAGGTCACCGTCACCGACAACGACGGCGGGTCTGATACCAAGACCGTCAGCCTCACCATTACCGGCACCAATGACCTGCCGGTACTGACCGTGGACGCCACTGGCGGCGTCACCGAAGATGCCAGCAATCCTAACCTCACCGACAGCGGCGCACTCAGCTTCACCGATGTGGATGTCAACAACACCCACAACGTCACCGAGGTCTACAACGATGACATCAGCTGGAGCGGTGGCGATCTGACCAGCGTGCTCAGCGCGGCGCAAATTCAGAGCCTGATTGACGGCTTCAGCGTCGACAGCGACAGCTGGGACTACAGCATTCTTAACAGTGACGTGCAGTTCCTCGCCCTGGGTGAGACCATCACCTTAAGCTTCGAGGTCACCGTCACCGACAACGACGGCGGGTCTGATACCAAGACCGTCAGCCTCACCATTACCGGCACCAATGACCTGCCGGTACTGACCGTGGACGCCACTGGCGGCGTCACCGAAGATGCCAGCAATCCTAACCTCACCGACAGCGGCGCACTCAGCTTCACCGATGTGGATGTCAACAACACCCACAACGTCACCGAGGTCTACAACGATGACATCAGCTGGAGCGGTGGCGATCTGACCAGCGTGCTCAGCGCGGCGCAAATTCAGAGCCTGATTGACGGCTTCAGCGTCGACAGCGACAGCTGGGACTACAGCATTCTTAACAGTGACGTGCAGTTCCTCGCCCTGGGTGAGACCATCACCTTAAGCTTCGAGGTCACCGTCACCGACAACGACGGCGGGTCTGATACCAAGACCGTCAGCCTCACCATTACCGGCACCAATGACCTGCCGGTACTGACCGTGGACGCCACTGGCGGCGTAGTGGAAGATGCCAGCAACCCTAACCTCACCGACAGCGGCGCACTCAGCTTCACCGATGTGGATGTCAACAACACCCACAACGTCACCGAGGTCTACAACGATGACATCAGCTGGAGCGGTGGTGACCTCACCAGCGTGCTCAGCGCGGCGCAAATTCAGAGCCTGATTGACGGCTTCAGCGTCGACAGCGACAGCTGGGATTACAGCATTCTTAACAGTGACGTGCAGTTCCTCGCCCTGGGTGAGACCATCACCTTAAGCTTCGAGGTCACCGTCACCGACAACGACGGCGGGTCTGATACCAAGACCGTCAGCCTCACCATTACCGGCACCAATGACCTGCCGGTACTGACCGTGGACGCCACTGGCGGCGTCACCGAAGATGCCAGCAATCCTAACCTCACCGACAGCGGCGCACTCAGCTTCACCGATGTGGATGTCAACAACACCCACAACGTCACCGAGGTCTACAACGATGACATCAGCTGGAGCGGTGGTGACCTCACCAGCGTGCTCAGCGCGGCGCAAATTCAGAGCCTGATTGACGGCTTCAGCGTCGACAGCGACAGCTGGGATTACAGCATTCTTAACAGTGACGTGCAGTTCCTCGCCCTGGGTGAGACCATCACCTTAAGCTTCGAGGTCACCGTCACCGACAACGACGGCGGGTCTGATACCAAGACCGTCAGCCTCACCATTACCGGCACCAATGACCTGCCGGTACTGACCGTGGACGCCACTGGCGGCGTAGTGGAAGATGCCAGCAACCCTAACCTCACCGACAGCGGCGCACTCAGCTTCACCGATGTGGATGTCAACAACACCCACAACGTCACCGAGGTCTACAACGATGACATCAGCTGGAGCGGTGGTGACCTCACCAGCGTGCTCAGCGCGGCGCAAATTCAGAGCCTGATTGACGGCTTCAGCGTCGACAGCGACAGCTGGGATTACAGCATTCTTAACAGTGACGTGCAGTTCCTCGCCCTGGGTGAGACCATCACCTTAAGCTTCGAGGTCACCGTCACCGACAACGACGGCGGGTCTGATACCAAGACCGTCAGCCTCACCATTACCGGCACCAATGACCTGCCGGTACTGACCGTGGACGCCACTGGCGGCGTCACCGAAGATGCCAGCAATCCTAACCTCACCGACAGCGGCGCACTCAGCTTCACCGATGTGGATGTCAACAACACCCACAACGTCACCGAGGTCTACAACGATGACATCAGCTGGAGCGGTGGTGACCTCACCAGCGTGCTCAGCGCGGCGCAAATTCAGAGCCTGATTGACGGCTTCAGCGTCGACAGCGACAGCTGGGATTACAGCATCCTCAACAGTGACGTGCAGTTCCTCGCCCTGGGTGAGACCATCACCTTAAGCTTCGAGGTCACGGTCACCGACAACGACGGCGGGTCTGATACCAAGACCGTCAGCCTCACCATTACCGGCACCAATGACCTGCCGGTACTGACCGTGGACGCCACTGGCGGCGTGGTGGAAGATGCCAGCAACCCTAACCTCACCGACAGCGGCGCACTCAGCTTCACCGATGTGGATGTCAACAACACCCACAACGTCACCGAGGTCTACAACGATGACATCAGCTGGAGCGGTGGTGACCTCACCAGCGTGCTCAGCGCGGCGCAAATTCAGAGTCTGATTGACGGCTTCAGCGTCGACAGCGACAGCTGGGATTACAGCATCCTCAACAGTGACGTGCAGTTCCTCGCCCTGGGTGAGACCATCACCTTAAGCTTTGAGGTCACGGTCACCGACAACGACGGCGGGTCTGATACCAAGACCGTCAGCCTCACCATTACCGGCACCAATGACCTGCCGGTACTGACCGTGGACGCCACTGGCGGCGTCACCGAAGATGCCAGCAACCCTAACCTCACCGACAGCGGCGCACTCAGCTTCACCGATGTGGATGTCAACAACACCCACAACGTCACCGAGGTCTACAACGATGACATCAGCTGGAGCGGTGGCGATCTGACCAGCGTGCTCAGCGCGGCGCAAATTCAGAGCCTGATTGACGGCTTCAGCGTCGACAGCGACAGCTGGGACTACAGCATTCTTAACAGTGACGTGCAGTTCCTCGCCCTGGGTGAGACCATCACCTTAAGCTTCGAGGTCACGGTCACCGACAACGACGGCGGGTCTGATACCAAGACCGTCAGCCTCACCATTACCGGCACCAATGACCTGCCGGTACTGACCGTGGACGCCACTGGCGGCGTGGTGGAAGATGCCAGCAACCCTAACCTCACCGACAGCGGCGCACTCAGCTTCACCGATGTGGATGTCAACAACACCCACAACGTCACCGAGGTCTACAACGATGACATCAGCTGGAGCGGTGGTGACCTCACCAGCGTGCTCAGCGCGGCGCAAATTCAGAGCCTGATTGACGGCTTCAGCGTCGACAGCGACAGCTGGGATTACAGCATTCTTAACAGTGACGTGCAGTTCCTCGCCCTGGGTGAGACCATCACCTTAAGCTTCGAGGTCACCGTCACCGACAACGACGGCGGGTCTGATACCAAGACCGTCAGCCTCACCATTACCGGCACCAATGACCTGCCGGTACTGACCGTGGACGCCACTGGCGGCGTCACCGAAGATGCCAGCAATCCTAACCTCACCGACAGCGGCGCACTCAGCTTCACCGATGTGGATGTCAACAACACCCACAACGTCACCGAGGTCTACAACGATGACATCAGCTGGAGCGGTGGCGATCTGACCAGCGTGCTCAGCGCGGCGCAAATTCAGAGCCTGATTGACGGCTTCAGCGTCGACAGCGACAGCTGGGATTACAGCATCCTCAACAGTGACGTGCAGTTCCTCGCCCTGGGTGAGACCATCACCTTAAGCTTCGAGGTCACGGTCACCGACAACGACGGCGGGTCTGATACCAAGACCGTCAGCCTCACCATTACCGGCACCAATGACCTGCCGGTACTGACCGTGGACGCCACTGGCGGCGTGGTGGAAGATGCCAGCAACCCTAACCTCACCGACAGCGGCGCACTCAGCTTCACCGATGTGGATGTCAACAACACCCACAACGTCACCGAGGTCTACAACGATGACATCAGCTGGAGCGGTGGTGACCTCACCAGCGTGCTCAGCGCGGCGCAAATTCAGAGCCTGATTGACGGCTTCAGCGTCGACAGCGACAGCTGGGATTACAGCATTCTTAACAGTGACGTGCAGTTCCTCGCCCTGGGTGAGACCATCACCTTAAGCTTCGAGGTCACCGTCACCGACAACGACGGCGGGTCTGATACCAAGACCGTCAGCCTCACCATTACCGGCACCAATGACCTGCCGGTACTGACCGTGGACGCCACTGGCGGCGTCACCGAAGATGCCAGCAATCCTAACCTCACCGACAGCGGCGCACTCAGCTTCACCGATGTGGATGTCAACAACACCCACAACGTCACCGAGGTCTACAACGATGACATCAGCTGGAGCGGTGGCGATCTGACCAGCGTGCTCAGCGCGGCGCAAATTCAGAGCCTGATTGACGGCTTCAGCGTCGACAGCGACAGCTGGGACTACAGCATTCTTAACAGTGACGTGCAGTTCCTCGCCCTGGGTGAGACCATCACCTTAAGCTTCGAGGTCACCGTCACCGACAACGACGGCGGGTCTGATACCAAGACCGTCAGCCTCACCATTACCGGCACCAATGACCTGCCGGTACTGACCGTGGACGCCACTGGCGGCGTAGTGGAAGATGCCAGCAACCCTAACCTCACCGACAGCGGCGCACTCAGCTTCACCGATGTGGATGTCAACAACACCCACAACGTCACCGAGGTCTACAACGATGACATCAGCTGGAGCGGTGGCGATCTGACCAGCGTGCTCAGCGCGGCGCAAATTCAGAGCCTGATTGACGGCTTCAGCGTCGACAGCGACAGCTGGGACTACAGCATTCTTAACAGTGACGTGCAGTTCCTCGCCCTGGGTGAGACCATCACCTTAAGCTTCGAGGTCACCGTCACCGACAACGACGGCGGGTCTGATACCAAGACCGTCAGCCTCACCATTACCGGCACCAATGACCTGCCGGTACTGACCGTGGACGCCACTGGCGGCGTAGTGGAAGATGCCAGCAACCCTAACCTCACCGACAGCGGCGCACTCAGCTTCACCGATGTGGATGTCAACAACACCCACAACGTCACCGAGGTCTACAACGATGACATCAGCTGGAGCGGTGGTGACCTCACCAGCGTGCTCAGCGCGGCGCAAATTCAGAGCCTGATTGACGGCTTCAGCGTCGACAGCGACAGCTGGGATTACAGCATCCTCAACAGTGACGTGCAGTTCCTCGCCCTGGGTGAGACCATCACCTTAAGCTTCGAGGTCACCGTCACCGACAACGACGGCGGGTCTGATACCAAGACCGTCAGCCTCACCATTACCGGCACCAATGACCTGCCGGTACTGACCGTGGACGCCACTGGCGGCGTCACCGAAGATGCCAGCAATCCTAACCTCACCGACAGCGGCGCACTCAGCTTCACCGATGTGGATGTCAACAACACCCACAACGTCACCGAGGTCTACAACGATGACATCAGCTGGAGCGGTGGTGACCTCACCAGCGTGCTCAGCGCGGCGCAAATTCAGAGCCTGATTGACGGCTTCAGCGTCGACAGCGACAGCTGGGACTACAGCATCTTAAACTCTCTCATTCAGTTCCTTGCTGAAGATGAGACCATTACCCTGAGCTTCGATGTCACCGTCACAGATAATGACGGTGGAACAGATACCCAAACAGTCACTATCACCATTAACGGTAATAATGATCCGATTGAGGGTGAGTTTGCTAAAGAGATCTGGGTACCCGCCTCACTTGCAGAAATAGCCATACCTTATCTAGATGGTTACCCACTTGGTATCGATGTACCGACAGATCAGGACTATAACGATGTCATTACCATTACTGGATTAAGTCTATCCTTCGTTGATCCCGACGAAACAGCCAACATAGGTGAGATCTGGTATGTCGATGACGATTCGGGAGTATTGACCCTGTATGACTTTGATAATCCGGTCGTGCTTTCGGCTTCAGAACTCGGTACCTTAGTGTATGTCCCTGGAGATAATACAGGTATCGAAGATCAACTAGATATCAATCTAACCTTCACGATCAACTCAGGTTCCGATAGCGTTGATGGCAACTTTGTCATACATACGGTTCCTGCAAATAGCCTGGGCGGAAATACCGTACTAATCGGTGATGGCTCATCACCATTGACGTCAGGTAATGACCAAGATGCTTATCTGACTGTCAGCAGTGCATTTGCCAGCGCCATTAACTTAGATCCAAGCAGCGGTGCTTTAGATCTATTTACCGATTTCCAAAAATCACCTTTCGACATCCCAATTCCTAATAGCGAGATTGGTGGACCGACTGGCATTGAAAGGGAGCAGGAAGTATCTGTAAGGCTGACCATTAACGGTATCACCTTTATTGTGATAGCAGCAGCGAATGGCGTAACAGATTGGTTCTATGACGCTAATTCCGGTTTGATGAGTGCTCATATCTCTTATACAGACATTCTAATGGAATCTGACAATAGCATCACGCTGGCCGATTATCTCGGTGCCAATCCTGTCGATCCAGGTGATATTTGGACCATCACCTACTTGGATAATGATGGCGGCTCTTATCAGGCACGCTTTGTTCAGGCAACCTTTACCCATGAACTGCTCCCTGATACCGCAATAACTGTCACAGGAACTGATAATGTAGATAATCTCATTTTCGGTACTACAGAAGGAGACTCGTTAACTGGGGCAAACCTTGATGACGAAATTTATGGTCGAGAAGGTAACGACTCCATATTCGGATTGGAAGGCGACGATCAACTCATCGGTGGCTCTGGTGACGATCTGATCGAAGGCGGAAGTGGTAATGACATCATCTTAGGAGGCCTAGGCGACGATACTATCGATGGCGGTATAGGAGCCGATGTACTCATTGGTGGTGCGGGCAGCGACTCTATAGATGCAGGTATAGATAGCGATATAGATACCTTTGTTTGGGATGTTGGGTCCGATGACAGCAGCATAGATACTGTGCTCAACTTCGATATCAGTATGGATAAGTTAGATTTATCTGCCATATTGGTCGATGAAGAGAGTGGTGTATACGCTTTAGATCAATACTTAGCGTTCAATTTCAGTGGTGGTAACACTGAGATCTCTGTTGATGCCAACCATGATGGAGTGGTGGATCTCACTATAGTATTGAACAATGTTGACTTAACCAATAACAACACCTTAAGTGATGCTCAGATCATCAACAACCTACTCGGTAACGAAAACTTGGTAATTGATACAATTCCATAA